The sequence below is a genomic window from Thiomonas sp. FB-Cd.
TAAAAATGGAAATCGTGCATGCCGAAATACTCCTCGGCTTCGGGAAGGTAACGCAGGTAGCGCGGCCCGAGGGCAGTTTTGTCGGGCAAGCGCTCGGCTGTGCCGCTGAGGGTCACCCTTCCGGCAGCTTGTGCATCCTGCGCACAGGGATGCGCAATGATGCTGCAGCGAGCGTCGGCAGCGAGGTTTTTCGTGTGTTCGGCCAGCGTCGAGATGAGAATGACGGGGCGTCCGGCATGGTCGAGCATGAAGGGCGCAATGGACCCGAACGGCGCTCCGCCCAGACGCTTGGACAGCGTGGACAGCACACCATTGGGGTGGGCGCGCATGAAGCGGCGCGCTTCGAGGCCGAGGTCGGGTTTTGCGGACATGGGTAAAGCCTCACGGAGTTTGGAGCATGCACCAGACGCGGCCGCGTGCGCCGCGCAGACTGGATTGTGCCCCGTTCCCGGAGGCGCGTGGCACCGCCTACGTCGTCGCCAGCAGATGCTCGACTTCGGCGAAGCTTTGTGGCCGCTCGGAGGCCTCGATTGGGGCGCCCAACTGGCGACCGATCTGTGTTGTCGAGAAAATCCCTCGAATGATCGGAACATGGCCGCGCTCGAGTACGAGCGCATGCTGTCTTCCACTGTCATGCAACGTTTTCACCACATCGCCGACGCTTGAATGCTGCACTTCCTCAAAGTCCAGAACCTGGATGTGCTCGCGCCGCACCATCACACGCTGCACCGCCACTGCGTTGCGGGCTGTGCCCTCGTCCACTGCAATGCGGATCGGCTTCTCACCAAGAAGGTCGCGGGCCGTCACCAATCCCACCACGTTACCGGCCGCATCCATGACCAGGAGCAGACGCACTCGGGCATGGATCATGCGCTGGTTCGCCACCTCAACCGTCGCATCGGGGCCGATGGTCACGGCCCTGGTCTGGCGCAGATCGGTCATCACCGTGATGGCCGAATGGTCCATGTCCACATGCGCGGGACGGTCCATGTCAACTTCGCACAAGCGGGTCTGCGCCGGTAACAAGCTGGGGTGCAGGCTGCGGTACATCGTCATGGCGTTCTCCTTGGATGCCGGCCCGGGTGGGCCTCATGCTTCCTAATCTAGGACGATCAAGAAATCCACGTTGTGTCGACCTGTCCCCATTCGCAAAAATTTGTTGCATTGCAACATCACCGCAACCTTACGCTCTCACGGGACCGAGCCGGCGCAGCGCACGCCCGCCTCCCCTGCTGGCTTCGCGCCATCGAACAATACGCGCCGGCACCCTAGCGGTCAACGCACGTGAAGATCGCAGCGATCGCCAATTCCGTCTCGCCATACGGAAATGCGACTGGGCAGCAAGCCCGAGCCCTGGAGGGCACCATGGATGAACATGCACAAATTCTCCAGGGTCGGGGCCTTGAGCCCCGGCACGGTGTCGAGGAACTGGTGATCAAGACGCTCCCGCACAAGCGCCAACTCCCGTCGGAGCACCCCGAGATCGATGACCATCCCGGTTTGCGGATCTGGCTGCCCTTGCACCGCCACCTCGGCGTTGTAGGTATGCCCATGGATACGGGCGCTTTGTTCGGTTTCCAGCTCGCGTCGAAGGGTGTGAGCTGCATCGAAGAAGAAACGCTGAGAAATTTCAAATCTCATCGAATATCCAGGAATTTGTGAGTCTGTGTGCTGAGGCGCCAACGAGGGTCGGCGAGGCACTGCGCGATGGCCCAATCCGTGTTCGCCCGCTTCAATGGTCCGTCCATCGGCTGCAGCAACCGATGCTTGAACGCAAGCTGCACGAGGGCCGCGAGGTCGAGGCCCTCCTGTGGCACGACGACCTTCAATTCATCCCCGCGCATCTGGCGCAAAGGTGCGCCGGCCTTCGGGCTTACGCAGACCCAGTCGATGCCCTCGGGCACCGCGACGGTGCCATTGGTTTCGACGGCGATCTCGAAGCCCTGGTCATGCAGGGCTTCGATCAGCCCGGAATCGACCTGCAGAAGCGGTTCGCCACCGGTCAATACGCAAAAAGGCTGAACCTCGCGCACTGGCCACAGTGCTGCAAGCTGTGCAGCCAACGCATGTGCATCGGAGAATTTGCCCCCCAAGCTGCCGTCGGTGCCCACGAATTGCGTATCGCAGAAGGTGCACACAGCGCTGGCACGGTCCTTTTCGCGTCCGGACCAGAGGTTGCAGCCGGCAAAGCGACAGAATACGGCCGGCCTACCCGCATGCGTCCCCTCGCCCTGCAGCGTGTAAAAGATCTCTTTGACCGAATAGGTCATGGTCGATGCCAGCTTTGTGAAACCCGCCATTATCCCGGATCCTGCATGCGCCTTGCCCCAAACGGGTATCGCGCCGACAACCTTGCAACAAGGCAAGGCCGATCCCCCCGGCTGGCCCCGAACGCTGGGCGGCGGGCGAACGGGCCACGAAAGCGAACGCAGGCGCACATCTGCAGGGCGCAAGCAGCTGCTGCGAGTCCCTGTTGGCCGCTGCCGACTTTGATGCGCCCCCCCTGCGCCCATTCAGGTGGGGACTCAACCCAATCGTGCGACCTCGCGCACGGCGCGCTCAAAATGCCCTGGCGGCGTCCCAAGCGGGGTCAAACGGCGGTCATGCGTTGATGGTGCCCGCCGCTTGGGACGTTGCATTCGTTGCCACGCGCTGCCCCTGCGTGACCATCAGTCCGGCAGGCCTTTGTTGGCGGTTTCGGGCAACAGCCACGGAATGACAAGCCCGAGAAGGTACACCGAACCCAGGATCAACGCGGCATGACTAATGCCCCCGAACGTCTTGATCATGGATCCCGCGATGATGGGGAAAACCCACGCGATGAGGCGCGCCGCATTGAAGATAAAGCTGACTGCCGTGGACCGAACGGTTGATGTAAAAAGCTCGGTGGGGTAGATCGCCATCCAGACATAGGCACACCCAAGCGTGAAGAAGCCGTTGATCGGCGCGACCATCATCATGCCTTGAACGGAATGGGTCAGCGCGTAGGTCATGACGGTGGTGACCAGCGCGCCGAGGAAGGTCAGAAAAATAAACACGCGTCTGCCGACGGCGTCCACGATGAAGCCTGCAATCATGTAGGCAATGATGGCGCCGACGGTATAGGCAATCGACACCCTGGACGCCCAGGCAGCCGGATTGCCCAAGCCCTGCGCCTTGCCAATGGCAATCGTGTAGATGGGCAGCCAGCTCGAAATCGCCCACCAGCCCGTGGTCGTCACGATCGAGAGGATTGTCGCCAACACCGTGCGGCGCCGTGCCTCGGGCTCACGAAACAGCTGCGTCAGCGTGAAAGGACGCGCATCCGATGAAGATGCTCCTGCGGATGCCATCGCGCCTGCCTCGGTGGCCGCCCACCGCCTGGAGCGCACGGCATTGACCCACTTTTCGGATTCCTGGATGCCTCGACGGATGTAGAGCACAAACAGAGCTGGAACCGCGCCGATCGCAAACATCAGCCGCCAGGTTTCGGCACCCAGCGGGTGTGCAGTGGAAAGCACGTACCAGATCACTGCGGCCAGTAGCGTGCCCCACCCAAAGCCCGACTGCAGAAAGCCCGCGCCTTTGGCGCGCGCGCGTTCGGGCCACGTCTCGGCAAGCAGGGCAATGCCCGTGCTCCACTCGCTGCCCATGGCAAGGCCCGTGAGAAACCGCAGGGCACACAGTTGCACGAATGTCTGGGAAAACGCTGTCAGCCCAGAGAAGACTGCGTACAGGAAAACCGACCAAAGCATCATCCGCTTGCGGCCGACGTAATCGGCCATGATGCCGCCGACCATGCCTCCGAACCCCCAGCCAAGCAAAGTAATGCCAATGGCTGTTCCGGCATAGATGGGAGCCGAGGCAAGCTGAGCGGGAGTCAGCAGCGAATGCAGCATGGGCAGCAGAACCATGATCAGTGCGAGGGCCTCGTAGCCATCGAAGACCCACCCAAGAAATCCGCCGGTCAGCACGCGCCAATGCATCGACGTGAGACCGCTGCGCCATGACTCGGCGCGGCCGGAATCGATAGCCAACTCCTTCATGCCTTTCCCCTCATAAATATCGTTGTTGTCCACAAACGGTGCCGCCTTGCTGCAAACCGATGATGATCCCAAGCCAACGGATCGTCGCCCACATGCGCGCGCCATCAACGCCACCCCGACGACTGCGACTTCGCACTCAAGCCAGCGCCCTGCCTGCCACACGCGCAAACATTCGCTTCCGACGTCGGCCTCACCCGTGGCG
It includes:
- a CDS encoding 6-carboxytetrahydropterin synthase produces the protein MRFEISQRFFFDAAHTLRRELETEQSARIHGHTYNAEVAVQGQPDPQTGMVIDLGVLRRELALVRERLDHQFLDTVPGLKAPTLENLCMFIHGALQGSGLLPSRISVWRDGIGDRCDLHVR
- the queE gene encoding 7-carboxy-7-deazaguanine synthase, translating into MTYSVKEIFYTLQGEGTHAGRPAVFCRFAGCNLWSGREKDRASAVCTFCDTQFVGTDGSLGGKFSDAHALAAQLAALWPVREVQPFCVLTGGEPLLQVDSGLIEALHDQGFEIAVETNGTVAVPEGIDWVCVSPKAGAPLRQMRGDELKVVVPQEGLDLAALVQLAFKHRLLQPMDGPLKRANTDWAIAQCLADPRWRLSTQTHKFLDIR
- a CDS encoding MFS transporter; translated protein: MKELAIDSGRAESWRSGLTSMHWRVLTGGFLGWVFDGYEALALIMVLLPMLHSLLTPAQLASAPIYAGTAIGITLLGWGFGGMVGGIMADYVGRKRMMLWSVFLYAVFSGLTAFSQTFVQLCALRFLTGLAMGSEWSTGIALLAETWPERARAKGAGFLQSGFGWGTLLAAVIWYVLSTAHPLGAETWRLMFAIGAVPALFVLYIRRGIQESEKWVNAVRSRRWAATEAGAMASAGASSSDARPFTLTQLFREPEARRRTVLATILSIVTTTGWWAISSWLPIYTIAIGKAQGLGNPAAWASRVSIAYTVGAIIAYMIAGFIVDAVGRRVFIFLTFLGALVTTVMTYALTHSVQGMMMVAPINGFFTLGCAYVWMAIYPTELFTSTVRSTAVSFIFNAARLIAWVFPIIAGSMIKTFGGISHAALILGSVYLLGLVIPWLLPETANKGLPD
- a CDS encoding HugZ family protein; its protein translation is MSAKPDLGLEARRFMRAHPNGVLSTLSKRLGGAPFGSIAPFMLDHAGRPVILISTLAEHTKNLAADARCSIIAHPCAQDAQAAGRVTLSGTAERLPDKTALGPRYLRYLPEAEEYFGMHDFHFYAIAVQAVRYIGGFGKIHWVDPEAFAPPGNSLAEAEEGIIAHMNADHVHNLRAYCLHVHGVQAQEVAMIGVDTDGFDVRADARVLRFDFAQPVCDPGAVRNALVAMARDCRASA
- a CDS encoding CBS domain-containing protein; amino-acid sequence: MTMYRSLHPSLLPAQTRLCEVDMDRPAHVDMDHSAITVMTDLRQTRAVTIGPDATVEVANQRMIHARVRLLLVMDAAGNVVGLVTARDLLGEKPIRIAVDEGTARNAVAVQRVMVRREHIQVLDFEEVQHSSVGDVVKTLHDSGRQHALVLERGHVPIIRGIFSTTQIGRQLGAPIEASERPQSFAEVEHLLATT